The DNA sequence TCAGCACCGCCGCATGCTTCCGGAACTTCGCCAGGGACGAGGGCGTGACGAGCCCGAGCATCGTGAGCGCGAGAATGACGATGGGCAGCTGGAAGGTGCCGCCGAATGCGAGGCACATCGTCACGGCGAAGCCCACGTACTCGCGCGCCGAGATCATCGGCGTGAGCGAGGCGCTCTGGAAACTGTAGAGCACGTCGAACATCGCCGGCATGGCGAAGCGCACCGCGAGGTACGCGCCCGTGAGGAAGAGCGCGAAGGCGCCGCCGATCACCGGCAGCACGACGCGCTTCTCGTGCGGGTGCAGCGCCGGCGACAGGAACGCCCAGAGCTGGTACACGATCACCGGCGACGCCGCCGCGAGGCCGAGCCCGAAGGCGACCTTCAGGACGATGGCGATCGGATCCGCCGGGTGCGTGAAGATCAGCTTCCCGTCGGGCAGGTAGGGCTTGATCGGCGTCGCGATGACGTCGACGACCGGATAGTTCCACACGATGGCGAACGCGAGCATCGTGCAGAGGCCGAGCGCGCCCACGCTCCAGAAGAGCCGCATACGCAGCTCTTCGAGGTGATCGAGGAATGGCATCTCCCCCGCGGGGGACTTGGTCGCCATTGTCGCGTCGGGCCCGACGGGCCCTCGCTTAGGGTCGACCGCGCAGGTATTCCTGCGCGAGCAGCGCCGCGTCGGAGCGCGGGTACTGCGCCACGATCTGCCGGTACAATGCGTTGGCCTGCTGCGTCTGGCCCGTGGCACGCGCGGCGCTGGCGCGCTTGTAGAGCGCGTTCGGCGCCTGGTCCGAGCGCGGGTAGCGCTCGACGACGAGCGCGTACACGGAGTCGGCGGCGCGGCCGTTGCCCTCGTCCGCCCAGGTCTCCGCCACGCCATACAGCGCCTGCGGCGCGAGATCGGAGTCCGGGTAGCGATCGAGCAACTGCGCGAAGACGGCCCGGGCGGCGCTGATGCTCCCGCGGCGGAGCTGGTCCTGGCCCATCTGGTAGAGCTGTGCCGGTCCCGGCGCCGGTGCGGCGGCGGGCGTCGACGCGGCCGTGGACGGCGGACGACGCGTCGTATCGGCCCCCGGACGCGGGCCCTGCCGCAGCGAATCGGCGGGCGGCAGCGGGGCCGGCACGGCGAGTTCGGCAGCGCGCTGCTCCATCTCGGCGCGCAGCTCCTGGATGCGCCGCTGGCTCTGGCCCGTGAGCTCCTGGATCATGATGAGCTGCTGCCGGATCGCCTGCAGGTCTTCGCGGGCGTCGTTGCGCAGCCGATTCAGGTTCGCGCCATTGGCACGCGAACTGTCGGCCAGGACCGCGAGGGCATCGCTCACCCGCGCCAGATCCTGGCTCACCTGCTGGACCATCTGCTGCACCGCCGAATCGGCGGCGATCCGCTCGGCCCGCATCGCCTGCAGATCGCCATGGACGATGCGCAGGTCGTTACGGGTCGCGAAGCACGCGCCGGTCGTCAGGATGACGACCGGCGCGAGCGCGAGACGGAAAGTCCGCATCCCGATCACGGGAGGCGGAGGCTCTCCCCGCCGACGATGATCTCGAACTCATCGCGACGGTTCTTCGACCACGCATCCTCGTTGCTGCCCATGGCGGCGGGACGATCCTCGCCGAAGGACACGACGTCGATGCGATCCGCGGCGATGCCGTTCGCGACGAGATAGCTCTTCGCGGCGGCGGCACGACGCTGACCGAGGGCGATGTTGTACTCGTCCGACCCGCGCTCGTCGGTGTGGCCGGCGATGCGGATGCGGACGTTGCCGTTGGCGCGGAGCAGCGGGAGCTTCGCGTCGAGCGCGGCGCGGGCTTCCGGCTTCAGGTCGGACTTGTCGTAGTCGAAGTAGATCATCGTGGCGAACGCGGCGCGGGCGGCGTTCAGCGCGGCCTCGCGCTCACGGGCGGCGCGGGCTTCGGCCTCGGCACGGGCGCGGGCAGCAGCCTCGGCCTCGGCACGGGCGCGAGCCTCAGCCTCGGAACGGGCACGGGCAGCGGCCTCGGCCTCCTGGCGGGCACGGTTCGCGGCGTCGATCGAATCCTGATTGACCGTCGGGGTCGGGTTGACCTGCGGCGTCTGCGACGGGCAGGCGGACATCACGACCGCGGCCACAGCCAGCGTCGCGAGCATCGGAATGCGCTTGTGCATAGTTACCTCGTGAAGGGTGTGCTGATGGGGTACGACAAGAGACTCTGCGAAACTACGCTCGTGCTACAGGACGACCCAGGACCTTACGGCGTCCCGACCATCCGGGGTGACCAGGCGCCCATGCGAGCCGCCGCGCCGCTGGTCAGCTGGCGCATCCGGCCCGACTCCGTATCGAGAACCCACAACTGCCGTGAGCCCCCGCGATTCGAGGTGAAGACCAAGTGCCGACCGTCCGGTGCCCAGGACGGCTGCTCATTGGCGCCCTCGATGGTGTGCTGCTTCACGCTGCGGTCGCGCAAGTTGATCGTCGCGACCTGGAACCGCCCTTCGATCTGCGTCTGGAACGCCACGCTGCGGCCATCCGGCGACCACGCGGGATCCGCGCGGTACGATTGGTCGCCGAACCCGGTCGTGGTGAGCCACTGCGGGTCCGCTCCGTCGGCGTCCATAATATATATCTCCGGACGCCCTAAACGCCCAGTGGCGAAGGCGATCCGACGGCCATCCGGCGAGAAGCTCGGCTGCACGTTCTCGGAGCCGCGGCCGACCGTGATGCGCACCGGCCCCTCCCCGCCCTGCAGCCGCACCTTCCAGAGGTCCGTGGCATCGCTGCCGTAGGCAAACACCAGGTCCTTGCCATCGGGCGAGAAGGCCGGCGTGATGTTGGTGCCGAGTGCGAAGGACATGCGGCGCGCCTGCTGCGTCGTGAGGTCGCGCACGATCACGTGGCTGCCGTCGTCGGCCCACTGTTGGTAGGCGATCATCCGGCCGCTCGGATGCCACTCCGGACTGATCGCGGCCCCGATGCCGGGCAGGGCGCGGGCATTCGCGCCATCGCTGTCTACCTGCCAGATCGTTCCCTCACGATTGAACAGGATGCGTGTGGCGGCGATGCCGCGCACACCCGTGACGATCTCCTCGATCTCGTCGCTCATGCGGTGCAGCGCGAGGCGCCATTCCGGAGAGAACGGCTCGGCGACGATGCGCGGCTCGAGCTTGCGCAGCATGCGCGAGGCACCCACCTCGTGCACCTCGGCGCTGATGACGCCGCCCATCGGCTGGTCGAGCCGAATGATCGCCGCCGCGCCCAATCGCGCGTAGAGTGGATAGTTGAGCGCGCCCGAGACCGGCGCGCCGGAATCCGGCGCGATGACGGAGATGCGGTCACCGAAATCGAGGTCCCGCGCGATGATGGCCCGCACGGAATCGCCGAGCGGACCGCGCATCGGCAAGAGGTACACACCGGGCCGCGTGCCCGCCGTGTAGGTGAGGCCGATGCGCACGCCTTGGTCCTGCGCGGCAAGCGAGATCGGCAACAGCGAGACCGCAACCAGCGCGAGTGCGGCGAGACGGACGATGCGCATCATCGCAGCCGCGCGGGATCGAAGGAGAACGTCACGGGGAGAATGTCGTCGGAGAAATCGGCGGGCAGCGGCCCGAAGCGACGGGCGGCGGCTTCCACCGCACCCTGCGCCTCGAGGTCGAACGCGAAGTTCCCGCTGCTCGTGATGAATCGGAATCCGGTCACCGAACCATCGCGCCGGATGAAGAAGAACACCTCAGCCTTCAGTGCCCCGGGGTTGCGCGGGCGGAAGTTGAGGGCCACCTGACGCACGATGTTGTCCAGGTACCCCGGAAACGGGAATTCGATCCCCTCCGTGCGGACGGTCGCGACATCGGTGCCGGTGTTGCCCGTCTCGCCGCCCCCGGCGGTCGGCGCCTTGCTGGCGTCGACGCGCGCCGTGGACTTGGTGGAGATGTTCGGCGTCGCGCGGGTCGGCTCCTTGCGGCGCGTGGGCGCGTTGATCGGCGCCGTTTTCACGGGTTCGTTCGTCGTCGCCTTCGGCGGCGCCTCGGCCGTGGGCTCGGCGGCCGGCGGCGATTCGCGCACGACACCCATTTGGCGCGGACCCGCCGGCGCGCCGACGAGGTCCACCTTGTACATCGGCGGCAGCGCGGCATCAGGAGCCGCCTTGAACACGACGAACGGCGCGATCACCGCCGCGTGCAACAGGACGGAGACCACGAACATCGCGCCGATCCCGTCGCCGGGTCTGCGCGCCGCACTCACCGCGGTACGTCCTCCGGCTCGGCCACCAAGCCGATGTTGCCGACACCGGCGCCGCGCATGATCGCGAGCACTTCGACGACGCGGCCGTAGGGCACGCCCTGGTCGGCGCGCAGGTACACGCCGCTGCGTCCCGACTGCTCGGCCAAGGTCCGGAACGTGCCGCGGAACTCGCTCAGCGAGAGCTGCACGTCATCGGCGAAGATGCGGCCGTCGCGCGTGACGCTGACGACCAGCGCACGGTCCGAATTCAGGGGGCGCGCCGCGGCGCGCGGCAGCTCCACGTCCACCCCGCCCTGCATCATCGGCGCGGTGATCATGAAGATGATCATCAGCAGCATCATCACGTCGATCAACGACACGACGTTGATCTCCGCCTGCAGCGGCGTACGCTCCCCGCGTCCGCGACGACGCATCTTAGAGGCGACCCTCGCGCGCCATCAGCGCGATGACCTCGGTGCCGAAGCCGTCGAGCTCGCCGTCGAAGCGATTGAGCCGCGCGGCGAAGATGTTGTAGCCGAAGTACGCGGGAATCGCGACCGCGAGCGCCGTCGCCGTCGCGATCAGTGCCTCGGCGACGCCCGGCGCAATGGCCGCGAGGTTTCCGGACCCGCCGCGGGCCACTCCCAAGAACGCCTCGATGATGCCCAGCACCGTGCCAAGCAGGCCGAGCAGCGGGCTCACCGACCCGATCATGGCCAGCGTCGGAATCCAGGTGCCCAAGCGTTCGCGCTCCGTGTTCGTCTCGGCGTCGAGCACGAGACGCAGCGCCTGGACCTGCGAGGCGCTGAGCTGCGCCGGCTGGCCGTCCTCGCCGCGCACGAGCCCCGTCTCCTGCAGGAACTGCAGCGCGCGCTGCAGCACGCGGGTGTAGGCGCTGGGCTTGGAGCGCTTGGCAAGCGACGCCACCGCCTCGAGGCGCCCGCCCTTGTGGAACTCCTCCATGAACGCGCGGCCTGCCGCCTCGGCGCGGCGGAAAGCCAGCCACTTGGTGAGCATCACCGACCACGAGAGCAGCGACAGCACGACGAGCACGACAAGCACGACCTTCGTCTCGTCGCTGGCATTGAGGACGAGCTCGAAGCGCGTCGAGGGAATCGCGGACTTGATCTGGAGGAGTAGCATCAGCGAGACGCGAACCATGCAAAGGTTTGGGCGAGACCCTGCTCGAGACCGACCTGAGGCGTCCACCCGAGGACTTGGCCTGCCTTGGCGATACTCACGACGGAACGCCGTTGTTCCCCGGGCCGGGCCGGCGCGTGCTGCAGCGGCGCGGAGCGGCCGGACGCGCGCATCAGCGCCTGCGCCAGCTCGATTACCGAGGTCTCACGACCGGTCCCGAGGTTGATGCCGCGTTCGTCGACGCGCCCCGCAGGAATCGTCGCACGCTTGGCCGCGAGGACGTGGGCGCGGGCGACATCGCCGACGTACACATAGTCACGCGTCTGGCCGCCGTCCCCGAACACGGTGAGCGGCTGCCCCGCGAGGATGCGCTGACAGAAGATGGCGACCACGCCGGCCTCGCCGTGCGGATCCTGTCGCGGCCCGAACACGTTGGCGAAGCGCAGCGCGATGTAATCGAGGCCGTGCACGCGGGCGTAGTAGGCGAGATACAGCTCCACGGCGAACTTCGCGATGCCGTAGGGGCTTTCGGGGTTCTTCTCGTACGTCTCGAGATTCGGCGGCTCGACGAAGTCGCCGTACACGGCACCGCCGGTCGAGGCGAAGAGCACGCGTGTGGGGTGTCCGCTGGCGCGCACGGCCTCGAGCAGGTTCAACGATCCGCGCACGTTCACGTCGGCGTCGAACGACGGGTCGCTCACGGAGCGGCGCACGTCCATCTGCGCGGCGAGGTGGCAGAGGAGGTCGAACTTGCCGTCGCGGACGAGCGCATGCGCGTCGGCAGAGCGGATATCCGCCTGCACGAACTGCGCAGCCGCGGGCACCTGCTCCCGCTTGCCGCTCGACAGGTCGTCGAGGACAGTGACGCTCCAGCCGTCGGCGAGGAGCGCATCAGACACATGGGAGCCGATGAAGCCGGCTCCGCCGGTGACGAGGGCGCGTTTGATGATCATCCCCCAAAGTTAGTGAGAGGGGGACGAACCACGCACCCGGTCAGGGCATCTTCCCCGTCACGCGTGCCGCCATGCCCGTGCGCACGCCACCATCGGTCTGCGAGATGATGATGGCGCTTGCGCCCCAGCGGGTCACGCGCGTGACCTGGGCCACGGCGACATCCTGCGGCGGCATCTGCGAACCATCGGCAGCCTTCGTCCCCGGGATTGAGAGCGTCAGCTGGTCGCCCGGCACGAGGCCGTCGGTCTCCGACGCGGCGAAGATGATCTGATGCCCCACGGGCGGCAGCACCGGTTCTCCGTACATGTAGGCGATCGTCGTCGCGAGCCCGAACTCCACGCGGGCCGGGTACACGCCAGGTTCCATGCGGAGCGTGTCCAACGCCATCACGAGATGGCCCGGGAACACGTCTTCGAACTTGGCGACGACGACGCCGCGCGCGCGACGTGCCTGCGACGCTTGCGTGACCTTCACGACGCCGGTGGGAATCACGACGCGTCCACGGCCCTCGAGCGTCGGGCCGTACCGGAACATCAGGAAGCGCTGGTCGACGGCTCCTTCAGCGCCTTCCGGCACCTGGAACCAGAGTTCCTCCATGTACTGGAGCGGCCGCTGCGTGTTGCGAATGCCGATGCCATCCGTGGACGCGCCTTCGATGACGCGCCCAGCGCCCGCCACACCGGTCCCGTCCCACATGAACGGCGCCTGCAGGAAGTCGCCGAGGCGGACGGCCGCCGGGGCTTCCTGGATGCGCAACGACTGGCGCTCGCCGCGGACCACGCGGAAGCGGTCGGGATTGAAGATTGTCATCGACGGCGGCGGACCCTGCGGTTGCTGCGGGACTTCGGCGCCGGAGGAATCCATCACGACCATGCTGTCAGTGCGCGTCTCCGCGGGGGCGGCGGGATCGGCAGGCGTGCCCGCCGACGCTGCGACGTCACCCGAGATGACGATGACCTGGTCGGGATAGATGAGGTTCGGATCCTGGATCGTGGACTGGTTCCGCCGGTAGATCTCCGGCCAACGGAACGGGTCGCCGAGATACTGCCGCGCGAGATCCCACAGGGTGTCGCCCGCCTTGACCGTATGCGTCCGCGTCTCTCCCTGGGCCGCGGCGCCGACAGGCGCCATCGCGAGGCCGGCAAGGACGGAAGTGAGCAGCAAGAGGTTACGCGTCATAAACGGGGCTCGACT is a window from the Pseudogemmatithrix spongiicola genome containing:
- the tatC gene encoding twin-arginine translocase subunit TatC encodes the protein MATKSPAGEMPFLDHLEELRMRLFWSVGALGLCTMLAFAIVWNYPVVDVIATPIKPYLPDGKLIFTHPADPIAIVLKVAFGLGLAAASPVIVYQLWAFLSPALHPHEKRVVLPVIGGAFALFLTGAYLAVRFAMPAMFDVLYSFQSASLTPMISAREYVGFAVTMCLAFGGTFQLPIVILALTMLGLVTPSSLAKFRKHAAVLSFIVASVITPGDLIIMTLWLGVPLYGLYEVSIVLSWIVHRARQRRARTDEPRIGKAQA
- a CDS encoding tetratricopeptide repeat protein; this translates as MRTFRLALAPVVILTTGACFATRNDLRIVHGDLQAMRAERIAADSAVQQMVQQVSQDLARVSDALAVLADSSRANGANLNRLRNDAREDLQAIRQQLIMIQELTGQSQRRIQELRAEMEQRAAELAVPAPLPPADSLRQGPRPGADTTRRPPSTAASTPAAAPAPGPAQLYQMGQDQLRRGSISAARAVFAQLLDRYPDSDLAPQALYGVAETWADEGNGRAADSVYALVVERYPRSDQAPNALYKRASAARATGQTQQANALYRQIVAQYPRSDAALLAQEYLRGRP
- the pal gene encoding peptidoglycan-associated lipoprotein Pal, producing the protein MHKRIPMLATLAVAAVVMSACPSQTPQVNPTPTVNQDSIDAANRARQEAEAAARARSEAEARARAEAEAAARARAEAEARAAREREAALNAARAAFATMIYFDYDKSDLKPEARAALDAKLPLLRANGNVRIRIAGHTDERGSDEYNIALGQRRAAAAKSYLVANGIAADRIDVVSFGEDRPAAMGSNEDAWSKNRRDEFEIIVGGESLRLP
- a CDS encoding TonB C-terminal domain-containing protein — protein: MSAARRPGDGIGAMFVVSVLLHAAVIAPFVVFKAAPDAALPPMYKVDLVGAPAGPRQMGVVRESPPAAEPTAEAPPKATTNEPVKTAPINAPTRRKEPTRATPNISTKSTARVDASKAPTAGGGETGNTGTDVATVRTEGIEFPFPGYLDNIVRQVALNFRPRNPGALKAEVFFFIRRDGSVTGFRFITSSGNFAFDLEAQGAVEAAARRFGPLPADFSDDILPVTFSFDPARLR
- a CDS encoding ExbD/TolR family protein, yielding MRRRGRGERTPLQAEINVVSLIDVMMLLMIIFMITAPMMQGGVDVELPRAAARPLNSDRALVVSVTRDGRIFADDVQLSLSEFRGTFRTLAEQSGRSGVYLRADQGVPYGRVVEVLAIMRGAGVGNIGLVAEPEDVPR
- a CDS encoding MotA/TolQ/ExbB proton channel family protein, translating into MLLLQIKSAIPSTRFELVLNASDETKVVLVVLVVLSLLSWSVMLTKWLAFRRAEAAGRAFMEEFHKGGRLEAVASLAKRSKPSAYTRVLQRALQFLQETGLVRGEDGQPAQLSASQVQALRLVLDAETNTERERLGTWIPTLAMIGSVSPLLGLLGTVLGIIEAFLGVARGGSGNLAAIAPGVAEALIATATALAVAIPAYFGYNIFAARLNRFDGELDGFGTEVIALMAREGRL
- a CDS encoding NAD-dependent epimerase/dehydratase family protein, giving the protein MIIKRALVTGGAGFIGSHVSDALLADGWSVTVLDDLSSGKREQVPAAAQFVQADIRSADAHALVRDGKFDLLCHLAAQMDVRRSVSDPSFDADVNVRGSLNLLEAVRASGHPTRVLFASTGGAVYGDFVEPPNLETYEKNPESPYGIAKFAVELYLAYYARVHGLDYIALRFANVFGPRQDPHGEAGVVAIFCQRILAGQPLTVFGDGGQTRDYVYVGDVARAHVLAAKRATIPAGRVDERGINLGTGRETSVIELAQALMRASGRSAPLQHAPARPGEQRRSVVSIAKAGQVLGWTPQVGLEQGLAQTFAWFASR
- a CDS encoding LysM peptidoglycan-binding domain-containing protein, giving the protein MTRNLLLLTSVLAGLAMAPVGAAAQGETRTHTVKAGDTLWDLARQYLGDPFRWPEIYRRNQSTIQDPNLIYPDQVIVISGDVAASAGTPADPAAPAETRTDSMVVMDSSGAEVPQQPQGPPPSMTIFNPDRFRVVRGERQSLRIQEAPAAVRLGDFLQAPFMWDGTGVAGAGRVIEGASTDGIGIRNTQRPLQYMEELWFQVPEGAEGAVDQRFLMFRYGPTLEGRGRVVIPTGVVKVTQASQARRARGVVVAKFEDVFPGHLVMALDTLRMEPGVYPARVEFGLATTIAYMYGEPVLPPVGHQIIFAASETDGLVPGDQLTLSIPGTKAADGSQMPPQDVAVAQVTRVTRWGASAIIISQTDGGVRTGMAARVTGKMP